One region of Citrus sinensis cultivar Valencia sweet orange chromosome 6, DVS_A1.0, whole genome shotgun sequence genomic DNA includes:
- the LOC102612577 gene encoding peroxidase 21, translating into MATTKRLRFHLSPCFFFLLLPLLLQFHSGMSELQFNYYAQSCPKAEEIIKQQVVQLYYKHGNTAVSWVRNLFHDCAVKSCDASLLLETVTGVASEQASERSFGMRNFKYVSTIKAALEAECPLKVSCADIVALSAREGIVMLGGPRIPIKTGRRDSRVSYLAEVEKFIPNHNDSIATALSVFNSIGIDDEGVVALYGAHSVGRVHCVNLVHRLYPTVDPTLDPVYAEYLKGRCPTPDPDPDAVVYARNDRETPMILDNNYYKNIINHKGLLIVDQQLASDPRTTPFVQKMAANNSYFHEQFSRAIALLSENNPLTGDQGEVRKDCRYVNI; encoded by the exons ATGGCCACTACTAAGAGGCTACGGTTTCATCTTTCCCCATGTTTCTTCTTTCTGTTATTACCGTTGCTCTTGCAGTTTCATTCtg GAATGAGTGAGCTGCAGTTTAATTACTACGCACAGAGTTGCCCAAAAGCCGAAGAAATCATCAAGCAACAAGTCGTTCAGCTATACTACAAACATGGAAACACTGCAGTCTCCTGGGTCAGAAATCTTTTCCACGATTGCGCCGTCAAG TCATGCGATGCATCGCTCTTGCTGGAGACAGTGACAGGTGTTGCATCGGAGCAGGCATCGGAAAGAAGCTTTGGAATGAGAAATTTCAAGTACGTGAGCACAATCAAAGCAGCTCTTGAGGCTGAATGCCCCTTGAAAGTTTCTTGCGCCGATATCGTGGCCCTTTCTGCACGAGAAGGCATTGTCATG TTGGGAGGCCCCCGTATCCCAATTAAAACTGGACGAAGGGATAGCAGAGTGAGTTATTTGGCGGAGGTCGAAAAGTTCATCCCCAATCACAATGATAGCATAGCCACAGCCCTTTCCGTTTTTAATTCCATTGGCATCGATGATGAAGGAGTCGTTGCTCTTTATG GAGCTCATTCTGTAGGACGAGTCCACTGCGTAAATCTCGTACACCGACTCTATCCCACCGTTGATCCCACATTGGATCCCGTATACGCAGAGTATCTCAAAGGCCGGTGCCCTACACCGGACCCCGATCCCGATGCAGTTGTATACGCAAGAAACGACAGAGAAACGCCAATGATTCTTGACAACAACTACTACAAGAACATAATAAACCACAAGGGATTGCTCATTGTTGATCAGCAATTGGCTTCTGATCCAAGAACAACTCCATTTGTTCAGAAGATGGCCGCCAATAACAGCTACTTCCACGAACAATTTTCCAGGGCCATCGCCTTGTTGTCGGAGAATAATCCTCTTACCGGAGACCAAGGTGAAGTAAGAAAGGATTGCCGCTATGTGAATATATAG